One region of Cucurbita pepo subsp. pepo cultivar mu-cu-16 chromosome LG03, ASM280686v2, whole genome shotgun sequence genomic DNA includes:
- the LOC111791748 gene encoding leucine-rich repeat receptor-like protein kinase PXC1, with amino-acid sequence MPVKICSFAVALLLSLTLLASASLSLDDGDDTSALTRFRLQADSHGGLLRNWTGSDACASSWRGVQCSVNGRVVALSLPSMNLRGPIESLAPLHQLRLLDLHDNRLNGTISPLLNCTNLKLLYLSGNDFSGEIPPEISSLRRLLRLDLSDNNIRGGIPEDLAKLSRLLTLRLQNNVLSGTVPDFSVSLVNLTELNLTNNELSDRLPDGMMKKFGEKSFTGNEGICGSSPLPICSVTGSPPGMDSSRTVPSNPSSLPQNPIISSYNKESRKGLSPGAIVAIVIANCVALLVIISFIVAYYCARDRDRSSSSMAGSESGKRRKSGSSYGSEKKVYANGGGDSDGTNATDRSKLVFFDWKKQFELEDLLRASAEMLGKGSLGTVYRAVLDDGCTVAVKRLKDANPCPRKDFEQYMDVIGKLKHPNIVRLRAFYYAKEEKLLVYEYLPNGSLHNLLHGNRGPGRIPLDWTTRISLVLGAARGLAAIHGEYNASNIPHGNVKSSNVLLDKNGVACISDFGLSLLLNPVHAIARLGGYKAPEQDETKRLSQKADVYSFGVLLLEVLTGRAPSLYPSPSHPRNDKEELSVDLPKWVRSVVKEEWTAEVFDPELLRYKNIEEELVSMLHVGLACVLPQPEKRPTMAEVTKMIEDIRVEQSPLGEDYDESRNSLSPSIATTEDGMA; translated from the exons atgccgGTGAAGATTTGCAGTTTCGCCGTCGCCCTCTTGCTCTCTCTTACCCTTTTGGCCTctgcttctctctctttggACGACGGCGACGACACCTCTGCTCTTACTCGCTTCCGTCTTCAAGCTGATTCTCACGGCGGCCTTCTAAGAAATTGGACTGGTTCTGATGCTTGTGCTTCTTCATGGCGTGGAGTTCAATGCTCTGTTAATGGCCGTGTTGTTGctctttctcttccttctaTGAACTTACGAGGCCCCATTGAGTCTCTTGCGCCGCTCCACCAGCTCCGCCTTCTCGACCTCCACGACAACCGTTTGAATGGTACCATTTCGCCGCTTCTGAACTGCACGAATCTCAAGCTGTTGTATCTCTCTGGCAACGACTTCTCCGGCGAGATTCCGCCGGAGATCTCTTCTCTACGGCGACTCCTAAGGCTAGATTTGTCAGATAACAACATCCGCGGCGGAATCCCGGAGGATCTCGCTAAATTGTCCCGGCTTCTTACACTCCGTTTGCAGAACAATGTTCTCTCCGGTACGGTGCCGGATTTCTCTGTTTCGCTTGTGAATCTCACTGAACTTAATTTAACAAACAATGAACTGTCCGACCGGTTGCCGGACGGGATGATGAAGAAATTCGGCGAGAAGAGTTTCACTGGAAACGAAGGGATTTGTGGATCGAGTCCGTTACCGATCTGTTCGGTTACTGGTTCACCGCCGGGGATGGATTCTAGCAGAACGGTACCTTCAAATCCAAGCTCATTGCCGCAAAACCCTATCATCAGTTCATATAATAAAGAATCGCGAAAAGGGCTTAGCCCTGGCGCGATTGTCGCGATTGTGATCGCAAATTGCGTAGCGTTGCTTGTAATCATCTCGTTTATTGTAGCGTATTACTGCGCTCGTGATCGTGACCGGAGTTCAAGCTCCATGGCCGGAAGCGAGAGCGGTAAGAGAAGGAAGAGCGGAAGTAGCTACGGCAGCGAGAAGAAGGTGTACGCCAACGGCGGCGGCGACAGTGATGGCACTAACGCTACAGACAGAAGCAAATTGGTATTCTTCGATTGGAAGAAGCAATTCGAGCTTGAAGATTTGTTGAGAGCGTCGGCGGAGATGCTCGGAAAAGGAAGCTTGGGGACTGTTTACAGGGCGGTGCTGGACGACGGTTGTACGGTGGCGGTGAAGAGATTGAAGGATGCAAACCCATGTCCGAGGAAGGATTTTGAACAGTATATGGATGTAATTGGGAAGCTTAAACATCCAAATATTGTTAGATTGAGAGCTTTTTACTACGCTAAAGAAGAAAAGCTTCTGGTTTATGAATATCTTCCAAATGGGAGTCTTCATAATCTTCTCCATG GGAATCGAGGGCCAGGGAGGATTCCATTGGATTGGACGACCAGGATCAGTTTAGTTCTTGGAGCTGCTCGTGGGCTAGCAGCCATCCATGGAGAATACAACGCTTCAAACATTCCCCATGGCAATGTCAAATCTTCCAATGTTCTTCTCGACAAAAATGGAGTTGCTTGCATTTCCGATTTCGGGTTGTCTCTTCTTCTCAATCCCGTTCATGCCATTGCACGGTTGGGAGGATACAAAGCGCCCGAACAAGACGAGACGAAACGACTCTCTCAAAAGGCAGATGTTTATAGCTTTGGAGTTTTGTTGTTAGAAGTCTTGACGGGGCGTGCTCCGTCGCTCTACCCGTCACCTTCGCACCCACGTAACGACAAGGAAGAGTTGTCGGTGGACCTCCCGAAATGGGTTCGATCCGTGGTGAAGGAAGAGTGGACGGCTGAGGTGTTTGATCCGGAGCTATTGAGGTATAAGAACATTGAGGAGGAGCTTGTGTCTATGCTTCATGTGGGGTTGGCTTGTGTTCTTCCTCAGCCTGAGAAGAGACCAACAATGGCGGAAGTGACGAAGATGATCGAAGATATTAGGGTCGAGCAGTCCCCGCTCGGAGAAGACTACGACGAATCGCGTAACTCGCTTTCGCCTTCCATTGCCACCACAGAAGATGGTATGGCGTAG